Sequence from the Mixophyes fleayi isolate aMixFle1 chromosome 4, aMixFle1.hap1, whole genome shotgun sequence genome:
GCTACTTTTGCATAACTACTATTCTCACTACAAATAATTTggttatttttcaaataaataagtGCATGGGGTTTCCATGCCAGACACCCCAAAAATGTTATTGAAATTGGAGTTCAATTTTAAATGTCGAAAAATTAATATTGACATCAATGATAGAGGAGTATTCAGAGTTGTTTTAATTCTGGAAATATCTACTTCTTATTTGATTATCTCTTTAATGTGTCTGATGCCCAACTAAAGCAATTATTGCTTAATATTCTTGGATTGGTCTTATATTGatctaaaattaattatttaagcgTTAAACAttctgaatttgttttttttttctattttgttctaAAGATTGCAGTTAGTATAAAAGTATTTGTATTGTCAATACTGAAAGTAGATTCCTTGTAGACAGTTGTATAACATCTCCCACTTGTAATTATATTAACTTTAATTGTGTTAGGAGATTACTGGGTAATTGGAAGATGCACTGTGTCCTGTCGAAAAACCTAATTCGATACATATatcaaaagaaaaacacaattggATTAACTAGTTTGAAaggtttttttcaaatatttgatGAAAAATAGTAATTTGTTCCTCAAAATAGGGAGTTGTTTTAAAGATGATACACAGCTGATTACATAATTTGACAGGTTTTCCGACAATGACACAAAGCAGGTGAAATAATAAATCGGCTAAAAATGAGCAATAACTGTAGCAATCATACAATGTAGGTATTCAGAATGGATACAATTGGGAACCATacactttaatattttaatatcacACCTGCCTACTGTCCCTCTTTTGTGCCCAAATCGCCACTGTTATTGATTGAAACACCCCTTATAGTGTATAGTGTTTTTAGTACTTTAAGAAATGTATAatggtgtatattatatgtttttatatttgtttaaatcaTGTGATCAGCCGAGCGTGTGTGCATCTACAAATGCatggaaaaataattttttaaaattgggttgtataaaaaaaatagttttggaaAAATATGATTAGTTTATATTATGGATTCAATCAATTTCTATCGTTCTCCATGGTTAGAATCTGCACATATACCATGCAGCATGTTTGcaggaaaaatgtatttgtattactTAATCTATCCAACATAATTTTGCATAGTTTTTCTTTCAGAACATATCAGtcatatatttattctttttctACCCCTTCATTTTAAGGAGACCTGCActgtgttttttttgggtttttttttgtaattttaataTTCAGTGCTTCCCTTTATCATACTGAGTGGGCATTAACAGTAAGTGTGGCAGAACAAGCATCCAGTGCATTATACTCCTTATACCCGTTTCATGCTGCAGCCTcgacctgggtttttgccggggctcgccCAGCAACCCGGGTcgaggctgcagtatgaatgactccaggtctaattcccgggtcggctGACCCaagaattagacccgggtcttttggtggggtaattaaCGAGTCCAACCCGGGAAGCCTGTACTATGGTGAGACCCGAgcttttcaacccgggtctcgccgactagtgtaaaaaaaaaaaaaaaaaattaagaataaaaaaGTCCTTTTACCTTAGTATTTCCTCATCGCTGTCTGTCCGAcaggttacatgaagaaattacgtcattCCTATTGGCCGGGGAGAAAATTgtacatttaaagcagcaatagcgGACCCTACACCTAGTTTACATTATACAGGTGTGGGGTCCgttattgccactttaaatgcaGCGATGAGGAAATACGAAGGTAAAaggacttttttattcttttattttcaatttctctctttttttttttttttttttttttagtcagacCCGGATCTGCCTGGGTTCAGTGTGAACCCAGGCGACctgggcggctcggatcaccgggggggaggggcggctcggatcacgtgGGGGGAggacctcacgggggaatggaggcccccttagcccaggggcctccattcccttaatccggccctgggttcAAGCACTGTTAGAAAGCTGAGGCCATCTATGCATGTAATATGTGTATGGTCATTGGCAGGTGCGGGTGTGGAGATGTCAGCCTGggggccgcctgtgcgctgacgcagccgcatcccgtgtcatcagatgcggccgcgggtaaaAATCTGCGATTTTGAatccggccctaatagcggtaagactgagcgccccgggccagcccgcccctggtcatTGGTTGATGGTTTCTGCAAAACTATGCAAAGCAGGACACCATAAAACCATTAAATTCACCTGCAGTATAATAATTTCATGTGGCTCCTCATAACAAATGTGAGACCTTTCAATAGAGAATAGATTTCTACATGGTGATTAACAGAGAGACACAGTAATTGCTGTACTGTACCTTTTTCTTTGACAAAACTATAGAACAAATGGCATTATAGATCTGTCAGTAAAAGCGAATTCTAGATCTGTCAAGAAAAAGTATAGTGTGTACTAACCAAAAGTCCCtttaaattgatttattaatcaCCCTTTCAGAGTCCATTCGCACTGTTTACCCGCAACACGTAAGCCATCTATCCTCCAAGATATAATAACAATATGACATGTAtacaatttattgtatttttacttttatttttttacactaacTAAGCTTtcattctatttgttttttgttagtTTTTATTTTAGTCCTCTGTGTTTGTATTGCTGAGTTATGAACCTATCTATTAAAATGTCATTGCTTTGACCAAGCCTCTGAAATGTCACTTATTTAGGTCACTGAACCCTGACTGTAGTAAATGTCACAGAAACAATAGGTTGCTTTTTACTATAGAAAAGCTGTTATTTAATGATTATTCTGTTTGAATATACAGCTTTGCAAATGCTAGTGAAGTAATTAATACACTTAAATCAGTGCACTGTATTTCAATTGCGAAAAAGAAGAGTTGGGTTAAGTAATCCTTGCATTGTACATGAAGTTACAAAATCCCTAATGGCCAGTTGAAATTTATTAGAGGGATTTAAGTTCATAGTGTTTTCAATTTACACACGTGTCTATCCAAAGTGTTTTGAGCCTATTTAAAGTGAACAGACACCGAAATCAGCGCTTTTCATATATTGTCATGCTGTATTATAATGTGTGTAAATGATTGTGTTTCGCCCAGAAGGAATGTCTTTGTATGTctaatttttttaatgttcatGGAGGTTTAGATTTGCCATTTTCGCAACAAATTATAATGTTTTTAAGCAAGTGTCTTGACCTTCAATATGTAGCTTAATGTTTTtctaaagttttaaaaatatacatattttattagattTATGTTTTTAGGCATAATACTTTACTGTAGCAGTGCATTTCATGTTGTATAGGCAGGTGTGTTATGTGTCTCACTTAACTCTTGTAAAAAGGTCTGGTTTTCATTTTCTTCTTGCACTGTTATGTAGACTAATAATAAAGCAGGTAGAATTATTTATCTAGTTGGCAGAGCCTTGCCTCAGTACATGTAGAAGGTTATTCACATCCAGTGCACTAATGCTACAGTGCTGCGAAAGGAGATCATTGAAATATGTTGCAGATTGCTCCTGCATATGAATGCATGAGGTTTAAATACAATCTATAGGCTGCTGCTGTGTTGCTATGCTGTTAAGATTTTTAAATGTCTGTTTGCGTACAACTAATGGATATTCATGATAATGTTTTTATGAgcttatttacatgaccttgtgTCTTGTGAAGAAAGGAAACTTGAGAGGTCTCTTCAAACATCTGGCTTGTCAGACAGGGCTCAGTACAATATCTATTATTTATCTTGAGATAAGATACAACAGCGgtgtagtttaaaatttaaaCTTGTATACTCCGtggaataaaatgtaaataacaaatacaatattGTGTTTATTTCAAGGACAGACACACTCAAAGGATTGGTCACCTATACTGCACACTGAATTGTTTATTATGTCAGTGAAAGTTGCATCCCAGGCAAACAATATCACTCTATACTTCCACATCACTTTCTGCACATTTTAACTTTAGTCTCCAGTATTTCTGATTCTTTGTGCAAGTGGTGTTTACACAGGAAATCTAATGTAGCTGGAAATGCTAAACACAAACCTACACCTGTGGGAATCTAGGAATAAAGGAGCCCTGCATCATCTTGAATTTGCTCCATATTCTCTCTTTATCTTCCAATACAACACTGGTCTGTTCTTTCTCCATTGCCTCAACACTGTACCTTTAAATCCCAGGTCCTATCCAGGCAGAAACCTACatgttttttaaaatgcatagtgttgattacccttcaaatgcattcccctctttgtttaaaacatccccacatatacaaccataaaaaaaaagacacggacaccgacttaagtttggaataaaaaaggtccttttattacattaatattatttaattatatgtttattttattttattttaattatctttattttattttatctatcaatactatcaaaagctataagcaatttggacctttttctttatagaggtggcgaagagcaagggcagccagctaaaaccaacatgaaccaatacggtggaagatcgcctcctttccaccaacccaggttaacaccttaactattggccggtactatacactataaattaactcaataccctctgactcaaactggtcaagccctttctaggcaaaaacctgatactccttacaagagtaccaacgagtctaataacattgagggaaccaaggctatattgccaacacattaagtaccgtatgtttaacaaccttatgactgccatgctctcctgccacagccgagtgccctacggaccacgcggcccgccacctaaagaaaaaactaaacccttgagctctgaaaaaatcctctctatgaACAAAACCGTTCCTACTGGGGAGAAATGAACCCCATCTGCTCTAAAAAGATGCCTCTTGTCTACCGTTAACCCAGGATGACTAATGACAACCCCCTGCATGCCCCTAATGTTCTGCCTTGCGTAtccatttatctttttaaccacctttatcaatgtggccggggggaTAGATGATCTCCAGGACAATCGAGGTATTATGTTggaccaacaaaccttcattgaaggccatcggGCATGTATCTGTGCGAGATCTTCACGAATATTAATGATTAAATCAAGGGATTTGCCCTTTCCTAcatcattacctcccaaatgaatGACCACTATATCCGGGGTACCGTGTACTTCTATTTCTTCCCCTAACTTGGGAATCAAagccgcccataccatgccccttttacccaaccagcggatgtcaactgggtgtgtgAAACCGGACCACCTCTCCGCTATCCTGTGCTTCGCAGCCCAAAAGATAAATGAATGACCCACGACCCATATCCTTGTCTTCTTCACCGAAAAACCTAAAACAAATTGAATAGTCTCATCAATCATAACCGTATCTGAGAAATGATCCACCAAACAACCGTGTTAAAAAAcagaactatattattattttatttttatttttatttcaattttaacacttcgctgaggtatcccctccataccagaggggccaccccaaCTAAATTCGAATACTGGAAAGGGAAAAAAGATCCTATCTTTAAATCTAGAAGCAAttgattttatctattttgtctcgtttatttatttatttattttcatctatTTTGTCTCGCTAAGCTGAAATTATCCTTATTCTTTAATTCTTaacaaaatgaaatggaaaattggtaacccatatgtaggtaaaaaccccttgtaaaccccgggaggcacacacactaatcaggccttgccaaggaaaacaagaggaaaaatccctccatgcccccgtttaacacagcgagcagcataaccctgggtcaccaagtgatagatgagaaaagaagagatgaaagcgataaagaaccatgagagacataaggagagaacatgaccatatatgtaagagcccttacaaggctcatttatccggccggatatatttcttataggcctgtgacttccatctccctagcgcTTGAATCTCATTGACAGATGCCCCTCTGGCTGCAGCGGCGGTGGCCGCCCCTATTCTGAAAGAATGCGTGCCATATTCAACAGGGTTAAGGCCAACCTCCCCAAGGGCCCGTTTATGAAAGCactaaactgaaatttagttactGGCGTATTGTCCGAATGACTTAACCACAAACCTTCCCCTGGGGGGCGAATTTTAGCGAATTGATTGGCCAGCTTGACCGGGCATATAgatgtttcctgctgctccgtaatcgctaaccaatgacctctgcctagcTGATCCGTTTTGGACTTGACTATCTTACAACGTATCACATTAGGTTGTAAAACaacatttctaaacaacaaagctccccctctgtcgttcttagatctggctaccAACTCACTAACCCTAAAGGCACCGTGATACGCCATTGGAAAAGCCAGCCCGAATAGCAAAGCCTCATAGTCATCTGTAGCTAAATTATGCAACGCCGCAATCAATccggctaaaatttgcccgtCAATCGGCCGGCGTGTGTCACTAGTCATAGGCTGAATCCTGGACCAACCCTTCAGCGCTTTAGTtatgataaatgactttgtgggatcctgcgCGCTGTTCAACTTAGCCGTGAATGAAATACCAGCCAAAAGGGACCCCATCTTTGCTCTAGAAACCCCTTCGTTATAACACTTCCACATAAAACCCGTAAtggagggaatctgacctgaagtgTCGCTGTTGCAAGATGCGCAGTAACTCAACCAACgatcccatgccccttgataacattttctagttgccggagccaaggacgcttctgctagccaccttatccctaacggaccatctgccaaacataaggaggaCACTGTAAGCCAGTTAAACTTGCATGCGGAGCCAGAGATCTAAAACGCTGCCATTCAAaacgagaaagagcatcagctatTTGGTTGTCCACGCCAGGAACATGACGTGCCCGAAAGGTAATATCAGACTCTAAACACCTCAACACCAGGACACGGAGCAAATTAATCGCTGTGTGTGAGGAGGCGCTTTGCTTGTTAATAGCCTGCACCACACCTAAGTTGTCGCACCAAAAAACCACGCTCCTGCCGCGCAACCGGACAGCCCACAGCTCTAAAGCCACAACGATGGGAAACAACTCTAACGTTAAAAGATTTCGCACCAGGCCTTCGGATCTCCATGACAGCGGCCAGGGTGCCgcgcaccattccccttgaaaaaaggcaccaaaacctttcgagcctgatgcgtctgtatgCAAATCCAACGATGTACTAGCTACTGCGGGTGCTGGCCATACTCTTACACCGTTAAAAGCCACTAGAAAACGACTCCATATGCCTAGATCCTCCCTAATCTCTGTTGACAAACGCacctgggaatggggactacgcaagcctgacgttgctagctgaagcttcctacaaaatactcggcccatgggtattactcggcaggcaaagttgaaagaGCCTAGCAACGATTGAACTTTACGCAACGTGCAAGATGGAACAGCCAAGACCTCTCGTATCAGGGATTGTAACTTAGCCACTTTATCAgatggtaaacgacaacaaccttccaATGTGTCAATTTAGATACCTAAAAACCTCAGGCATGTGGCCGGGCCCTCCGTTTTGTCTGCAGCTACTGGCACCCCCATCACACGAAATAACGCTTGCGCAGCATACAGTGTTTCCTTACAACTAGGGGAATTAGCCggacctataaacaggaagtcatccagataatgcgcaatgccgcgatgtcccgtccctgccccgatacaccaatggaggaatgaactaaacgcctcaaaatatgcgcacgATACTGAACAGCCCATTGGCAGGCACCGATCCACATAGTAATGGTTCTGAattctaaaacccataaatttaaaggactctggATGCAACGGAAGGAGGCGAAAAGCCGATTTTATGTCCAGCTTGGCCATAAGCGCACCAttgccaaattctctcactagtgctaacgcatcatcaaaggactggtacaccactgagctaatttgggggtcaattgcat
This genomic interval carries:
- the LOC142152406 gene encoding uncharacterized protein LOC142152406: MVPPLPPVSQQGGGDQRAPPQAGFLGHLTASTPVPAPAGVLPQPLCNLPSPNSNVFSRPVSQAQSSSLVVPAGMDRSPSRPQQGGEAECAAVQQESQPGGSRDEGGAGVVLQEAQGADGFSVKKTRIWVVGHSFIFWAAKHRIAERWSGFTHPVDIRWLGKRGMVWAALIPKLGEEIEVHGTPDIVVIHLGGNDVGKGKSLDLIINIREDLAQIHARWPSMKVCWSNIIPRLSWRSSIPPATLIKVVKKINGYARQNIRGMQGVVISHPGLTVDKRHLFRADGVHFSPVGTVLFIERIFSELKGLVFSLGGGPRGP